The Deinococcus humi genome has a segment encoding these proteins:
- a CDS encoding tellurite resistance TerB family protein has translation MGFLDRLKAMGAQAGKEAQDTWSRFNNSAFADATMAACALIGAADGKIDQNERSRTAQFITTSDKLKAFNVADLRDKYDRYCDKITADFDFGKIELMQAIGKVAGKPDQARAVVQLAVVIANADGEFDEKEMGVVRQIAQALKLDPSEFNV, from the coding sequence ATGGGCTTTTTAGATCGGCTCAAGGCAATGGGCGCGCAGGCAGGCAAGGAAGCGCAGGACACCTGGAGCCGCTTCAACAACAGCGCCTTTGCGGACGCCACCATGGCGGCCTGCGCGCTGATCGGCGCGGCAGACGGCAAGATCGACCAGAACGAGCGCAGCCGCACCGCGCAGTTCATCACCACCAGCGACAAGCTCAAGGCCTTCAATGTCGCTGACCTGCGCGACAAGTACGACCGCTACTGCGACAAGATCACCGCCGATTTCGACTTCGGCAAGATCGAGTTGATGCAGGCCATCGGCAAGGTGGCCGGCAAGCCGGATCAGGCCCGCGCAGTGGTGCAACTCGCGGTGGTGATCGCCAACGCGGACGGCGAATTCGACGAGAAGGAAATGGGCGTGGTGCGCCAGATCGCGCAGGCCCTCAAGCTGGACCCCTCTGAATTCAACGTTTAA
- a CDS encoding TerD family protein — MAVSLKKGGNVSLSKEAPGLSAITVGLGWDPRATDGKEFDLDASAFTLKADGKVRADGDFIFYNNKTSSDGSVVHNGDNRTGEGAGDDETIDIDLNKVPADIEKVAIAVTIDEADTRGQSFGQVGGAFIRVINKDGGAEIARYDLSEDYSTETAVIFGEIYRNAGEWKFRAVGQGYAGGLAPLARNFGVNV; from the coding sequence ATGGCAGTTTCACTGAAAAAAGGCGGCAACGTTTCCCTGAGCAAGGAGGCCCCCGGCCTCAGCGCCATCACCGTGGGTCTGGGCTGGGATCCCCGCGCCACCGACGGTAAGGAATTCGACCTGGATGCCAGCGCCTTTACCCTGAAGGCTGACGGCAAGGTGCGCGCCGACGGCGATTTCATCTTCTACAACAATAAGACTTCCTCGGACGGCAGCGTGGTGCACAACGGCGACAACCGCACCGGTGAGGGCGCGGGTGACGACGAGACCATCGACATCGACCTGAACAAGGTGCCCGCCGACATCGAAAAGGTTGCGATTGCCGTGACCATTGACGAGGCCGACACGCGCGGCCAGAGCTTCGGCCAGGTGGGCGGCGCGTTCATCCGCGTGATCAACAAGGACGGCGGCGCAGAGATCGCCCGTTATGACCTCTCGGAGGACTACAGCACCGAGACCGCCGTGATCTTCGGCGAGATCTACCGCAACGCGGGCGAGTGGAAGTTCCGCGCCGTTGGTCAGGGCTACGCGGGCGGTCTGGCCCCGCTGGCCCGCAACTTCGGCGTCAACGTCTGA